One stretch of Macrobrachium nipponense isolate FS-2020 chromosome 16, ASM1510439v2, whole genome shotgun sequence DNA includes these proteins:
- the LOC135195568 gene encoding LOW QUALITY PROTEIN: regulator of telomere elongation helicase 1 homolog (The sequence of the model RefSeq protein was modified relative to this genomic sequence to represent the inferred CDS: inserted 1 base in 1 codon; substituted 1 base at 1 genomic stop codon): protein MPEIVLHGVPVRFPFEPYEVQKAYMSKVIECLQTGENGILESPTGTGKTLCLLCSTLGWLEIKKAEHKARIQNVVGEDSPEFFNALSTQLVAGAGQAWANKSAPPKIIYSSRTHSQLTQAVNELKRTTYSYLKVAVLGSRDQMCVHPEVSKETNNNTKVHMCQIRVKAKNCYFSNQVDVKKDDPDVRQNVLDIEDLVKLGKKKAFCPYYMARELKTDADIIFMPYNYLLDPKSRKAHNIELQGNIVIFDEAHNVEKTCEEAASLQLKSTDLALCIDEVTQVMKKLQEMSEGVSVAANDPGQGLPEDFSPDDLYTLKALFLELEKGIDEIRLPADGSGATFPGSYMFELLEKAEITPHKKTVILEILDKLILYLTTTSASPFQRKGAGLQKFSDLIKIVFSKDKYSLQHMNFVKQCYKVHVNIEEKKKPGGRPDGGWGANKPNAIDSKTGRVISYWCFNPGFGMKELTEQGVKCILLTSGTLSPLQTFVSELQTPFPVQLENPHIIEKHQVWVGTICKGPDGFDLNSSYQNRSNPNYIRSLGQTILNFSRIIPDGLLVFFPSYPIMRSCRDEWQNTGIWSKISQGKPIYVEPQTKEEFQNAMVEFYQKVSDPAHKGACFMAVCRGKVSEGLDFADRNGRAVIITGLPFPPIKDPRVVLKQKYLDDMFFKNKTGLKGREWYTLEASRAVNQAIGRVIRHKDDFGAIILCDNRFGGANFKTQLSAWVPTSHACLXYVPGPAMRDLXQLFKTAQIVLPQPKPKSSGHPSVSISYETPDLPLCPPVSAQGLEAGPSRPAISNTTKQKLAQALAGQSNYNNDWSASEYAKPVVSAEEKGKTKGDGSLFSALEQTTSVISFNSLCASSSNCTKYETLKSGNKKRKIKIVSKSEKEVEDLVNNPEKLGNSSSLSNGHLNGTSASTASEPKKEGTSSNLSNIAKYIKEVKSSLGTDMYKQFSEAVKNYQKNKDYDGTVAILVPLFVGEPKNHTLLRKFQQFLKKDHQTKFQEMCSELLDSSGR, encoded by the exons ATGCCAGAAATTGTTCTCCATGGAGTTCCTGTTCGATTTCCCTTTGAACCTTACGAGGTTCAAAAAGCATACATGTCCAAAGTTATTGAGTGTTTGCAAACG GGAGAAAATGGCATTTTGGAGTCACCCACAGGCACTGGTAAAACCCTGTGTCTCTTATGTTCGACGTTAGGATGGCTGGAGATTAAGAAAGCAGAGCACAAGGCCCGTATTCAAAACGTCGTGGGAGAGGACAGCCCAGAATTCTTCAATGCCCTCAGTACTCAGTTAGTGGCTGGTGCAGGACAAGCATGGGCCAACAAAAGTG CTCCTCCAAAAATTATCTATTCTTCGCGAACACATTCCCAGCTCACCCAGGCGGTGAATGAGCTGAAACGCACAACTTACAGCTATTTGAAG GTGGCAGTGTTAGGCTCCCGAGACCAGATGTGCGTCCACCCGGAAGTTTCGAAGGAGACGAACAATAATACCAAGGTTCACATGTGCCAGATAAGAGTCAAAGCCAAGAACTGTTACTTCAGCAATCAG gTTGACGTGAAGAAGGATGACCCAGACGTGAGACAGAATGTGCTAGATATCGAGGATTTAGTCAAACTAGGAAAAAAGAAGGCATTTTGTCCTTACTACATGGCACGAGAACTGAAAACAGATGCTGACATCATATTCATGCCTTACAACTATCTTCTGGACCCCAAAAGTAGGAAAGCTCATAACATTGAATTACag GGAAATATAGTGATATTTGATGAAGCTCATAATGTAGAGAAAACATGTGAGGAAGCTGCATCCCTGCAGTTGAAGTCTACTGATTTAGCACTTTGCATCGATGAAGTAACTCAG GTAATGAAGAAACTTCAGGAAATGAGCGAAGGAGTCTCAGTTGCGGCCAATGATCCGGGCCAAGGTCTGCCTGAAGATTTCAGCCCTGATGATTTGTACACATTAAAAGCGCTCTTCCTGGAGCTGGAGAAg ggAATTGACGAAATCAGGCTTCCAGCTGATGGATCAGGAGCAACGTTTCCTGGGAGTTACATGTTTGAACTCTTGGAAAAGGCAGAAATTACCCCACACAAAAAGACCGTCATTTTAGAAATTCTTGACAAGTtg ATATTGTATCTTACAACCACCAGTGCGTCTCCATTCCAGCGTAAGGGTGCCGGCCTTCAGAAATTCTCCGATCTCATCAAAATTGTATTCAGTAAGGACAAGTATTCTCTGCAACATATGAACTTTGTGAAGCAGTGTTACAAG gTCCACGTCAATATAGAGGAAAAAAAGAAGCCTGGAGGACGACCAGATGGTGGCTGGGGCGCAAACAAACCCAACGCGATTGACTCAAAGACTGGACGTGTCATATCCTACTGGTGCTTCAACCCAGGATTTGG CATGAAAGAATTGACAGAACAAGGAGTGAAGTGTATCTTGCTCACAAGTGGAACTCTGTCACCTTTGCAGACTTTTGTCTCTGAATTGCAG ACCCCTTTTCCAGTTCAGCTTGAGAACCCTCACATTATTGAGAAACATCAAGTGTGGGTTGGTACAATATGCAAGGGACCAGATGGCTTTGATCTGAATTCATCCTATCAAAATAG GAGCAACCCCAATTATATTCGTTCTTTAGGACAGACCATTCTCAACTTTTCCCGTATAATTCCTGACGGCCTCCTGGTTTTCTTCCCATCGTATCCAATCATGCGCTCATGCAGGGACGAGTGGCAGAATACTGGAATTTGGAGTAAAATATCTCAGGGAAAG CCAATATACGTTGAACCGCAAACAAAGGAGGAATTCCAGAATGCCATGGTAGAGTTTTACCAGAAGGTCAGTGATCCTGCACACAAGGGAGCTTGCTTCATGGCAGTGTGTCGTGGAAAG GTCTCCGAAGGTTTAGATTTTGCTGACCGAAATGGCCGTGCTGTAATTATCACCGGATTGCCTTTTCCCCCAATAAAGGATCCCAGAGTGGTTTTGAAACAGAAGTATCTTGATGACATGTTCTTTAAGAATAAG actggcTTAAAAGGTCGTGAATGGTACACACTAGAAGCCTCAAGAGCTGTAAATCAGGCCATTGGTCGTGTCATACGTCACAAAGACGATTTTGGAGCGATAATTCTGTGTGACAACAGATTTGGAGGAGCTAACTTCAAAACCCAGTTGTCTGCTTGGGTTCCAACCTCACATGCATGTTTATAGTATGTTCCCGGCCCGGCTATGAGAGATC ACCAACTCTTTAAAACTGCCCAAATTGTG CTTCCTCAGCCAAAACCAAAAAGCAGTGGGCATCCTTCAGTTAGCATAAGTTACGAAACTCCCGATTTGCCACTGTGCCCTCCTGTATCTGCTCAGGGCCTTGAAGCCGGACCTTCCCGGCCAGCCATTTCAAACACGACCAAACAGAAGCTTGCACAAGCTCTTGCTGGACAGTCAAACTACAATAACGACTGGTCTGCTTCGGAGTATGCAAAGCCTGTCGTCAGTgcagaagaaaagggaaagacCAAAGGTGACGGCTCACTATTTTCTGCTCTGGAACAAACAACTAGCGTGATCAGTTTTAATTCACTTTGTGCGTCATCTTCCAACTGCACAAAGTACGAAACTCTTAAGTCAggaaacaagaaaaggaagatcAAAATTGTTTCGAAGAGTGAGAAGGAGGTAGAAGACTTGGTTAACAATCCTGAAAAATTGGGAAACAGTAGCAGTTTATCTAATGGTCATCTTAATGGAACTTCAGCATCAACTGCATCTGAGCCTAAAAAAGAAGGCACTTCAAGTAACCTAAGCAATATAGCAAAGTATATCAAAGAG GTCAAGTCATCCCTTGGAACAGATATGTACAAACAGTTTTCAGAAGCAGTGAAAAATTACCAAAAGAACAAGGATTACGATGGCACAGTGGCTATACTCGTTCCTCTGTTCGTCGGGGAGCCCAAAAACCACACGTTGTTAAGAA